In one window of Tellurirhabdus rosea DNA:
- a CDS encoding SDR family NAD(P)-dependent oxidoreductase: MNAPWLTQKRLVIVGGTTGLGLSAARAFIGQGARVVVVGRDPESCLAAEQSFDGSGLALCADAVHPDTAAEAIRLCRETFGGFDGLYHVAGGSGRRFGDGPLHDLTPEGWTYTLNLNLTSLMLSNQAAVRAFREQQTGGTILNMGSVLGFRPSPGHFSTHAYAAAKAAIIGFTKSVAAYYADNNIRVNVLAPALVETPMAQRAATDEVIMAFIRTKQPLDGGRIGQPADLDGAAIYFMSDYSRFTTGQVLAIDGGWSVSDGQFAQL, encoded by the coding sequence ATGAACGCACCGTGGCTGACGCAGAAACGCCTCGTCATCGTCGGGGGCACCACCGGCCTGGGACTTTCGGCCGCCCGCGCTTTCATCGGGCAGGGCGCGCGGGTGGTGGTCGTGGGCCGCGACCCCGAAAGCTGCCTCGCCGCCGAACAGAGCTTTGACGGGTCCGGACTGGCCCTGTGCGCCGATGCGGTCCATCCCGACACGGCGGCGGAGGCCATTCGGCTTTGCCGCGAGACGTTCGGCGGCTTCGACGGCCTTTACCACGTGGCAGGCGGCAGCGGACGGCGTTTCGGCGACGGCCCCCTGCATGACCTGACGCCGGAAGGCTGGACCTATACCCTGAACCTGAACCTGACGTCGCTCATGCTTTCCAACCAGGCGGCGGTGCGGGCATTTCGGGAGCAGCAGACCGGCGGCACCATCCTCAACATGGGGTCGGTGCTGGGCTTTCGGCCCTCGCCCGGTCATTTTTCCACGCACGCCTACGCCGCGGCCAAGGCAGCCATTATTGGATTTACGAAATCGGTCGCGGCTTATTATGCCGATAACAATATTCGGGTCAATGTGCTGGCTCCGGCTCTGGTGGAAACGCCCATGGCGCAGCGGGCCGCTACCGACGAAGTGATCATGGCCTTTATCCGAACCAAACAGCCGCTTGACGGCGGACGCATCGGCCAGCCCGCCGATCTGGACGGAGCCGCCATTTATTTTATGTCCGACTATTCGCGCTTCACCACCGGGCAGGTGCTCGCCATCGACGGCGGGTGGAGCGTCTCGGACGGACAATTCGCCCAACTGTAA
- a CDS encoding ROK family protein → MQTIGIDLGGTRIKGVLIDAATGEVRQKTLLPSGDENWKERVAEAVQGLKALATGPVQGIGLSAPGLPTPDNSAIACMPGRLAGLEGLSWSDFLQEPVQVINDAHAALMAEARYGAARDVRHALMLTLGTGVGGGLLLNGELYQGFYQMAGHLGHLTVDADSEQRDITGVPGSLEDAIGNATVGRRTFGRYGSTYELVEAYRQGEPIATLAWLTSVRRLAAALASLANAFSPEVMVLGGGICTADEALFKPLATFMDIFEWRPAGKKTDIRKAYFGEWAGAIGAAGFITNSPSATRPSSVRTEMERTDD, encoded by the coding sequence ATGCAGACCATCGGAATTGACCTCGGCGGAACCCGCATCAAAGGCGTTCTGATCGACGCCGCCACCGGCGAGGTCCGGCAGAAAACCCTGCTGCCTTCCGGCGATGAAAACTGGAAAGAACGGGTCGCCGAAGCCGTTCAGGGACTGAAAGCGCTGGCGACCGGCCCCGTGCAGGGAATCGGCCTCTCTGCTCCGGGCCTGCCCACGCCCGACAATTCGGCCATTGCCTGCATGCCGGGACGGCTGGCGGGGCTGGAAGGGCTGTCGTGGTCGGACTTTCTGCAGGAGCCGGTGCAGGTGATCAACGATGCCCACGCGGCGCTCATGGCCGAAGCCCGCTACGGAGCGGCCCGCGACGTCCGGCATGCGCTCATGCTCACCCTCGGGACGGGCGTGGGCGGCGGGTTGCTGCTGAACGGCGAACTTTATCAGGGATTTTATCAGATGGCCGGACACCTGGGGCACCTCACGGTGGACGCCGACAGCGAGCAGCGCGACATCACCGGCGTGCCGGGCAGTCTGGAAGACGCCATCGGCAACGCGACGGTCGGGCGGCGGACGTTCGGGCGTTATGGTTCAACCTACGAACTGGTGGAGGCTTACCGACAGGGCGAACCCATCGCGACGCTGGCCTGGCTGACTTCGGTGCGGCGGCTGGCGGCGGCCCTTGCCTCGCTGGCCAACGCCTTTTCGCCGGAGGTGATGGTGCTCGGTGGCGGCATCTGTACGGCGGATGAAGCCCTTTTCAAACCGCTGGCAACGTTTATGGATATTTTTGAATGGCGTCCGGCGGGTAAAAAGACGGACATCCGAAAAGCGTATTTTGGAGAATGGGCCGGGGCCATCGGCGCGGCCGGATTTATCACAAACTCTCCCTCCGCAACCCGCCCCTCATCCGTCCGAACGGAGATGGAACGGACGGACGACTGA
- a CDS encoding SIS domain-containing protein: MTIIEQYLEKCRHILQVVGQQQAAIQEAARWFADTILAGRMVHVFGSGHSRIMVEEMWPRYGSFPGFNPIVELSLTFHNLVVGANGQRQAMFLENVPGLAERILRNFDISEQDSALVISSSGCNVVPVEMAEEFQKRGVKVVGLITQEHSDQSTSKRKDGLKLSDFADLVLDTGAPVGDAMVHVPGLDTPVGPGSTVGGAMLVNCLKAEVARLLTEAGQPPKVLTAGALVGSERATELFEAAYDEHAHRLARLYAQVGVPSPVSLNF, from the coding sequence ATGACAATCATTGAACAATATCTGGAAAAATGCCGACACATTTTGCAGGTGGTCGGGCAGCAGCAGGCGGCGATTCAGGAAGCGGCACGGTGGTTTGCCGACACGATTCTGGCGGGCCGGATGGTACACGTTTTCGGCTCGGGACACAGCCGGATCATGGTGGAGGAAATGTGGCCGCGCTACGGTTCCTTTCCGGGTTTCAACCCCATTGTCGAACTGTCGCTGACGTTTCACAACCTCGTCGTCGGCGCAAATGGTCAGCGACAGGCGATGTTTCTGGAAAACGTGCCCGGATTGGCCGAACGGATTCTTCGCAACTTCGATATTTCGGAGCAGGATTCGGCGCTGGTCATTTCTTCTTCGGGCTGCAACGTCGTGCCCGTCGAAATGGCGGAGGAATTCCAGAAACGGGGCGTCAAAGTGGTGGGCCTGATCACGCAGGAACATTCCGACCAGAGTACCAGCAAACGGAAAGACGGCCTGAAACTGAGTGATTTTGCTGATCTGGTGCTCGATACCGGCGCGCCCGTAGGCGACGCGATGGTCCATGTGCCAGGCCTCGATACGCCCGTCGGGCCGGGGAGCACGGTCGGCGGCGCAATGCTGGTCAACTGCCTGAAAGCCGAAGTTGCCCGCCTGCTGACCGAAGCCGGGCAGCCGCCCAAAGTCCTCACGGCGGGGGCTCTCGTCGGTTCCGAGCGCGCCACCGAACTCTTTGAAGCCGCCTACGACGAACACGCGCACCGGCTGGCCCGCCTCTACGCCCAGGTCGGCGTTCCGTCCCCCGTCAGCCTCAATTTTTAA
- a CDS encoding methionine synthase has product MQPVPIRTTVVGSYPFPGWLEFATQNLDKFGPADIEEMVEDAVVAAIHDQTTAGLDVITDGEQTRLDFNLSFYGYLKGIEPNHAETRKFGPAAHDQRGKHSIVAELTAPAGLGAVKEFQRLQKLAPSGPTLKASVPGPYTLSGRMLPNAHYKDRYEITEALLPIVRKELEDLVAAGCTEITVDEPSMSCYAYKEDTRRFVNIFNRTVAPVVGKCRLSTHLCFGNFKGRPVGFRKIHPMLPDFLDLSVDEVHVEMANREFDEVELLAEFAQKMDVAVGIVDVKNYYIETVQDVVERIRKCLKYVPADKLAVAPDCGLSQTARWAARQKLVNLVAGAREVRKG; this is encoded by the coding sequence ATGCAGCCCGTACCCATCCGCACCACCGTCGTCGGCAGCTACCCGTTTCCCGGCTGGCTGGAATTTGCCACGCAGAATCTGGACAAATTCGGCCCGGCCGATATTGAGGAAATGGTGGAAGACGCCGTGGTGGCGGCCATTCACGACCAGACCACCGCGGGCCTTGATGTCATTACGGACGGCGAACAGACCCGGCTGGATTTCAACCTGTCGTTCTATGGCTACCTCAAAGGCATCGAACCCAACCACGCCGAGACCCGCAAGTTCGGCCCGGCGGCCCACGACCAGCGCGGCAAGCATTCCATCGTGGCCGAACTGACCGCCCCGGCCGGACTGGGAGCCGTGAAGGAATTTCAGCGGCTGCAAAAACTGGCCCCGTCCGGCCCGACGCTGAAAGCTTCCGTGCCCGGTCCTTACACACTCAGCGGCCGGATGTTGCCGAATGCTCACTACAAGGACCGTTACGAAATTACCGAAGCCCTGCTTCCCATCGTCCGGAAGGAACTGGAAGACCTGGTGGCGGCGGGCTGCACGGAGATCACCGTGGACGAACCGTCGATGTCGTGCTATGCCTACAAGGAGGATACCCGGCGGTTTGTGAATATTTTCAACCGGACGGTCGCGCCGGTGGTGGGCAAATGCCGCCTGTCGACGCACCTGTGTTTCGGCAATTTCAAAGGCCGCCCGGTAGGATTTCGCAAAATTCATCCAATGCTGCCCGATTTTCTGGACCTGTCCGTAGACGAAGTGCACGTGGAAATGGCGAACCGGGAATTCGACGAAGTGGAACTGCTTGCCGAATTTGCGCAGAAGATGGACGTGGCCGTGGGCATTGTGGATGTCAAAAACTATTACATCGAAACCGTGCAGGACGTGGTCGAGCGCATCCGCAAGTGCCTGAAATACGTCCCCGCCGATAAACTGGCCGTTGCGCCGGACTGCGGCCTGAGCCAGACCGCCCGCTGGGCCGCCAGGCAGAAACTGGTCAACCTGGTGGCAGGAGCGAGGGAGGTGAGAAAGGGGTAA
- a CDS encoding glycosyltransferase family 2 protein, whose protein sequence is MDKVCEVSCLIPFYNEGERLFSVLETVTQVEDIAKIVCIDDGSEDDNYRIIQERWPQISVVRQENQGKTGAIKRGLAEVDSEYVLMMDADLQNIQLDELQRIVAAVRQGCDADMVIFRRLYAEWFVKMNRGDVLLSGERIIRREDLTEILKEPVEGFQLEVAINEYMQQHRKRVRWVPWSATNTYKMDKRGPLEGFWKDFQMYADILLYVGLKSYFRQVATFARKPLRLRSRQPFYKRFRNAYQTSSTGRTVTG, encoded by the coding sequence ATGGACAAGGTTTGTGAAGTTTCCTGCCTGATTCCGTTCTACAATGAAGGAGAACGGTTATTTTCTGTTCTGGAAACAGTAACGCAAGTAGAAGATATAGCAAAAATAGTCTGCATCGACGACGGGTCGGAGGACGATAATTACCGCATTATTCAGGAACGGTGGCCGCAGATTTCGGTCGTCCGGCAGGAAAACCAGGGTAAAACGGGAGCCATCAAGCGCGGTCTGGCCGAAGTGGATTCGGAATACGTGCTGATGATGGATGCCGATTTGCAGAATATCCAACTGGATGAACTGCAGCGCATTGTGGCGGCCGTGCGGCAGGGCTGCGACGCCGATATGGTCATTTTCCGGCGGCTCTACGCCGAGTGGTTCGTCAAGATGAACCGCGGCGACGTGCTGCTTTCGGGCGAACGCATCATCCGGCGCGAGGACCTGACCGAGATCCTGAAGGAGCCGGTAGAAGGTTTTCAACTGGAAGTAGCCATCAATGAATACATGCAGCAGCACCGCAAGCGGGTTCGCTGGGTGCCCTGGTCGGCGACGAATACGTACAAAATGGACAAACGGGGGCCGCTCGAAGGCTTCTGGAAAGATTTCCAGATGTACGCCGATATTCTGCTGTACGTCGGGCTGAAGTCGTACTTCCGGCAGGTCGCCACGTTCGCGCGGAAACCGCTGCGGCTGCGCAGTCGCCAGCCGTTTTACAAACGTTTCAGAAATGCTTATCAAACCTCTTCAACAGGACGAACCGTTACTGGCTGA
- a CDS encoding MBL fold metallo-hydrolase, with amino-acid sequence MLIKPLQQDEPLLADIEAARSDRDSLHIWWLGQSGFLLQWSGHHLLFDPYLSDSLTEKYHDTDKPHVRLSERVIFPGHLGMVDVVTSSHNHTDHLDYHTLYPLMAANWHMQFVIPEANREFVKKRLTYLESEPIGLTDGQTAPVGPFTFHGVPAAHNDIERDEQGRCRFMGFVAEIGPYTVYHSGDTLWYDGIVEMLKPFGIDVAFLPINGNRPERRVAGNLNAEEAARLGREIGARLVIPHHYDLFAFNTADPAEFVRACEWEGTPHRVLQLGERLTYAATRPVAG; translated from the coding sequence ATGCTTATCAAACCTCTTCAACAGGACGAACCGTTACTGGCTGATATCGAGGCGGCCCGCAGTGACCGCGATTCCCTGCATATCTGGTGGCTTGGACAAAGCGGCTTTCTGCTGCAATGGTCGGGCCACCATTTGCTTTTTGACCCCTACCTGTCGGATTCGCTGACGGAGAAATACCACGATACGGACAAACCGCACGTCCGGCTTTCGGAACGCGTCATTTTTCCCGGCCATCTGGGAATGGTGGACGTGGTGACCTCCAGCCATAACCACACGGACCATCTGGACTACCACACCCTGTATCCGCTGATGGCCGCCAACTGGCATATGCAGTTTGTCATTCCGGAAGCCAACCGGGAGTTTGTGAAAAAGCGCCTGACGTATCTGGAAAGCGAACCCATCGGCCTGACGGACGGACAAACGGCGCCGGTCGGGCCGTTCACGTTTCACGGCGTCCCGGCGGCGCATAACGACATCGAGCGGGACGAACAGGGGCGGTGCCGGTTCATGGGCTTTGTAGCGGAAATCGGGCCGTACACGGTCTACCATTCCGGCGATACGCTCTGGTACGACGGCATCGTGGAGATGCTGAAACCGTTTGGAATCGATGTCGCTTTTCTGCCCATCAACGGCAACCGGCCCGAGCGCCGCGTCGCCGGCAACCTGAACGCGGAGGAAGCCGCCCGGCTGGGCCGCGAAATCGGCGCCCGGCTCGTGATTCCGCACCATTACGACCTCTTTGCGTTCAACACGGCCGACCCGGCGGAGTTTGTACGGGCCTGCGAGTGGGAGGGAACGCCCCACCGGGTGCTGCAACTGGGCGAGCGCCTGACGTACGCGGCTACACGTCCAGTTGCCGGATAA
- a CDS encoding sugar O-acetyltransferase, with translation MTEREKMLAGELYLATDPELLHMRSRARRLFGAYNQLDHADVAARKRLLTQLLGSLGEGVEIMAPFHCDYGCHIYLGNNVFMNFNCIILDCAEVRIGNNVLMGPNVQIYAATHPLLASERIKGPELAAPVTIGDNVWLGGSAVICPGVTIGENTTIGAGSVVTKDIPANVFAAGNPCKVIRQLDV, from the coding sequence ATGACCGAGCGCGAAAAGATGCTGGCCGGGGAGTTGTACCTGGCTACTGATCCTGAGTTGCTGCACATGCGCAGCCGCGCCCGGCGGCTGTTTGGCGCTTACAACCAGCTCGACCATGCCGACGTCGCGGCCCGGAAACGGCTTCTGACCCAACTGCTCGGCAGTCTGGGCGAAGGCGTTGAAATCATGGCCCCGTTCCACTGCGATTACGGCTGCCATATTTATCTGGGCAACAACGTGTTCATGAATTTCAACTGCATCATTCTGGACTGCGCCGAGGTGCGGATTGGCAACAACGTGCTGATGGGCCCCAACGTCCAGATTTACGCCGCCACGCATCCGCTGCTGGCTTCCGAACGCATCAAAGGCCCTGAGCTGGCGGCCCCGGTCACCATCGGCGACAACGTGTGGCTGGGCGGCAGTGCGGTGATTTGTCCGGGTGTGACGATTGGCGAAAACACGACCATCGGCGCGGGCAGCGTCGTCACAAAGGATATTCCAGCCAATGTCTTTGCGGCGGGCAATCCGTGCAAGGTTATCCGGCAACTGGACGTGTAG
- a CDS encoding FG-GAP repeat domain-containing protein — MPSPARYKSVIYKATSSLLFILHCSLFIQTSLAQKPNFKVQVVDNQISIGYGLAIGDVDGDKKPDILLADQKEFVWYKNPGNRTGTWKRHVMARNLTPQDNVCIAARDLDGDGRVEVAVGAGWNPAETGDSTKSGAVFYLLRPKDATQLWEPVRLPAEVTTHRMRWAKVGGNQYQLIVVPLHGFGNKNGEGRGVRVYGYEFPKNPRGGWKRHLVDSTLHMTHNFEIWEEGSFTGVIVAGKEGGKILEWKNNRWQYQPEEAARLALDMLTPNGSGIGEIRRFNNGSGIATIQPMHGDILQIETGYYSVKTPRADVSEKEISVLSDELSQGHALVTGDFLKMGTDQIVAGWRNPNKKKEVGIRMFVPQKDGPWQEYPVDDSVRMACEDLQAADLDGDGKLDLIASGRATLNVLVYWND, encoded by the coding sequence ATGCCTTCTCCTGCCCGCTATAAGTCTGTTATCTACAAAGCCACCAGTAGCCTGCTTTTCATTCTTCATTGTTCCTTATTCATCCAAACGTCTCTCGCCCAGAAGCCGAATTTTAAAGTTCAGGTCGTTGATAACCAGATCAGCATCGGCTACGGACTGGCGATTGGCGATGTGGACGGGGATAAAAAGCCGGATATTCTGCTGGCCGACCAGAAGGAGTTTGTCTGGTATAAAAACCCCGGCAACCGCACCGGCACCTGGAAACGGCACGTCATGGCCCGCAATCTGACGCCGCAGGATAACGTTTGCATTGCCGCCCGCGACCTCGACGGCGACGGCCGGGTAGAGGTGGCCGTCGGCGCGGGCTGGAATCCGGCCGAAACGGGCGATTCAACCAAATCCGGGGCCGTATTCTACCTCCTGCGCCCGAAAGATGCCACGCAGCTCTGGGAACCCGTCCGCCTGCCCGCCGAAGTAACGACCCACCGGATGCGCTGGGCCAAGGTGGGCGGCAATCAGTACCAGTTGATCGTGGTACCGCTGCACGGCTTTGGCAACAAAAACGGCGAAGGCCGGGGTGTACGGGTGTACGGCTACGAGTTTCCAAAAAATCCGCGCGGTGGCTGGAAACGCCATCTGGTCGACTCCACGCTGCACATGACGCACAACTTCGAAATCTGGGAGGAAGGGTCGTTTACGGGCGTGATTGTGGCCGGGAAAGAGGGCGGAAAAATTCTCGAATGGAAAAACAACCGCTGGCAGTACCAGCCCGAAGAGGCCGCCCGGCTCGCGCTGGACATGCTGACGCCCAACGGCAGCGGAATCGGCGAAATCCGGCGGTTCAACAACGGCAGCGGGATTGCCACCATCCAGCCCATGCACGGCGATATCCTGCAAATTGAAACGGGCTATTACTCCGTCAAAACGCCCCGCGCCGACGTTTCCGAAAAGGAAATCAGCGTTCTGAGCGACGAACTAAGCCAGGGCCATGCCTTGGTGACGGGCGATTTTCTGAAAATGGGCACCGACCAGATCGTAGCGGGCTGGCGCAATCCGAATAAGAAAAAAGAAGTCGGCATCCGGATGTTTGTGCCGCAGAAAGATGGTCCCTGGCAGGAATACCCCGTCGATGACAGCGTCCGGATGGCCTGCGAAGACCTCCAGGCCGCTGACCTCGACGGCGACGGCAAACTCGACCTGATCGCCTCGGGGCGGGCGACGTTGAACGTGCTTGTTTATTGGAATGATTGA
- a CDS encoding 1-phosphofructokinase family hexose kinase has translation MNFDVLTITLNPAIDKSTTVDRFVPEQKLRCAPPRYDAGGGGLNVSKALRRLGGDSLALFSAGGPPGQLLQDLVRKAGISYRIIETQEWTRENFTVTETESNAQYRFNLPGPTLSASEAQSWLDSLSSLDFKPAYVVASGSLPNGVSTDFYARIARAVQNAGARFILDTSGQPLFEAANVGVFLLKPNLNELCALVGVETLETVDIDDAAREIIGRGDCEVVVVSMGPQGAMLVTRDFCEHVPAPSVKKLSTVGAGDSMVAGMTWALSQGRDYRQMIRQGVACGSAATMNPGTELFQPQDVERLLAWINQYGTRYRLPTDCTVD, from the coding sequence ATGAATTTCGACGTTCTGACCATCACCCTCAATCCGGCTATCGATAAAAGTACGACCGTCGACCGGTTTGTTCCTGAACAAAAATTACGCTGCGCACCGCCCCGCTACGACGCAGGCGGCGGCGGACTCAATGTTTCGAAAGCCTTGAGACGACTCGGCGGCGATTCGCTGGCCCTGTTTTCGGCGGGAGGGCCGCCGGGACAGCTTTTGCAGGATCTGGTGCGGAAGGCGGGTATTTCGTACCGGATCATCGAAACGCAGGAATGGACCCGGGAGAATTTTACCGTCACCGAAACCGAGTCGAACGCGCAGTACCGCTTCAACCTCCCCGGCCCGACGCTCTCGGCTTCGGAAGCCCAAAGCTGGCTGGACTCCCTGTCGTCCCTTGACTTCAAACCGGCTTATGTGGTCGCGAGCGGAAGCCTGCCCAACGGGGTGTCCACAGATTTTTACGCCCGGATTGCCCGGGCGGTGCAGAACGCCGGTGCCCGTTTCATCCTCGATACTTCGGGCCAGCCGCTGTTTGAAGCCGCCAACGTCGGCGTTTTCCTGCTGAAACCCAATCTGAATGAACTATGCGCCCTGGTCGGGGTGGAAACGCTGGAAACGGTGGACATCGACGATGCAGCCCGGGAAATCATCGGACGCGGCGACTGCGAAGTGGTCGTGGTCTCGATGGGCCCGCAGGGCGCCATGCTCGTCACGCGGGATTTCTGCGAACACGTCCCGGCCCCATCGGTCAAAAAGCTAAGCACCGTCGGCGCGGGCGACAGCATGGTTGCGGGCATGACCTGGGCCCTGTCGCAGGGCAGGGATTACCGCCAGATGATTCGGCAGGGTGTCGCCTGCGGCAGCGCAGCCACCATGAATCCCGGCACCGAACTCTTCCAGCCCCAGGACGTCGAGCGCCTCCTGGCCTGGATTAACCAGTACGGAACCCGGTACCGGCTGCCGACGGATTGCACAGTAGATTGA
- the arfB gene encoding alternative ribosome rescue aminoacyl-tRNA hydrolase ArfB yields MDPTRLLPEVQYQFARSGGKGGQNVNKVATKAELYFDVARSALLSEDEKATLLQKLAGKLTTEGVLVLYHQTERSQLANREKVTEKFLDLVRKAFVRPRPRKATKPGRAAQEERRSEKKRRSDVKEARRRIDY; encoded by the coding sequence ATGGACCCAACCCGTCTGCTTCCGGAAGTACAGTACCAGTTCGCCCGCAGCGGAGGCAAAGGCGGTCAGAACGTCAACAAGGTCGCTACCAAAGCCGAACTTTACTTCGATGTGGCCCGCTCGGCCCTGCTCAGTGAGGACGAAAAGGCGACCCTGCTCCAGAAACTGGCGGGCAAACTGACCACGGAAGGCGTGCTGGTGCTCTACCACCAGACCGAACGGAGCCAGCTTGCCAACCGCGAGAAAGTGACGGAGAAATTTCTGGACCTCGTGCGGAAGGCGTTCGTCCGGCCGCGTCCCCGAAAAGCGACCAAACCCGGCCGCGCCGCCCAGGAAGAACGCCGCAGTGAGAAAAAGCGCCGTTCGGATGTGAAAGAAGCCCGACGGCGTATCGACTATTAA
- a CDS encoding response regulator transcription factor — MAKILLIEDEYQLRENIEELLVHSYHDVTPVGNGKEGLDMLEVFTPDLIICDVMMPVMDGIEFVRQMKHNQLFRHIPVIFLTAKVAQEDRITGLKSGAIDYITKPFLREELLLKVENIIRLKAEVTATALQEQTADDPELSVQFVKRLTAAMEKHYQNEEFRLDDMAEELSMSRSALQRHLKQYYQKRFHDVLTDFRLRKAAEYLLKTDYSLQYIAEKCGFSTPAYFSRTFKEAYQTAPLRYRTRHLTGSVSEN; from the coding sequence ATGGCAAAAATTCTCCTGATAGAAGACGAATATCAGCTTCGGGAAAACATCGAAGAGTTACTGGTCCATTCGTACCACGATGTCACGCCCGTGGGGAATGGGAAGGAAGGACTGGATATGCTCGAAGTGTTTACGCCGGACCTGATCATCTGCGATGTAATGATGCCCGTGATGGACGGCATTGAGTTTGTGCGTCAGATGAAACACAATCAGCTTTTTCGGCATATTCCCGTTATTTTTCTGACGGCGAAAGTGGCGCAGGAAGACCGCATTACCGGCCTCAAGTCCGGGGCGATCGATTACATCACCAAGCCTTTTCTGCGGGAAGAACTGTTGCTGAAGGTGGAAAACATCATCCGGCTTAAAGCGGAAGTGACCGCCACGGCCCTGCAGGAACAAACCGCCGACGACCCCGAACTGTCGGTGCAGTTTGTCAAACGGCTGACGGCGGCGATGGAAAAGCATTACCAGAACGAAGAGTTCCGGCTCGACGACATGGCCGAGGAACTGAGCATGAGCCGCTCGGCCCTGCAACGGCATCTGAAGCAGTACTACCAGAAGCGATTCCACGATGTACTGACGGATTTTCGCCTGCGGAAGGCTGCCGAGTACCTGCTCAAAACGGATTACTCGCTGCAGTACATTGCCGAGAAATGCGGCTTCAGCACACCGGCCTATTTCTCAAGGACATTTAAGGAAGCCTATCAGACAGCACCGCTGCGCTACCGGACGCGGCACCTGACCGGCTCCGTTTCGGAAAATTAA